From a single Phragmites australis chromosome 7, lpPhrAust1.1, whole genome shotgun sequence genomic region:
- the LOC133923971 gene encoding uncharacterized protein LOC133923971 — protein sequence MADLAALTDDVLAEILLRVTSLRDLARASASCASFHRVASSPRFLRRFRAFHPPPPLGVFCCYPDGGGGSQFHPALSLHPSAPAALALARAADFSFTFLPPPSRSWLVRDSLDGRFLLDRAALAGGSNAFTEVAVCDPLFRRYRLLPPIPDELAASVENPYVQRGGDGDLQSRSSEIFLASRGDDGVNEEDPAFTVIWMACCRGKLVAFYFKSESQQWRTLSPPEHYALSTRRVMGVRLGQRNHAHGCFYWMVALTHRWLVLDTRRMEFSIVDISLVLSGRAMMFSNQITTLESRDGRTTVVVSDVFRSDKRCVLYFYAFMYFSDRWQLLNRITLPEEWGYRFRGIIGAAEGYLFLKLDHPKENLDDQVERNVEYFWLDVKTMQLGSFCRTSSLTVNEAYLYCAFPPSLSLPCI from the coding sequence aTGGCCGACCTGGCGGCGCTCACTGACGACGTACTGGCGGAGATCCTCCTCCGCGTGACGTCTCTGCGGGATCTCGCGCGCGCCTCGGCGTCCTGTGCCTCCTTCCACCGCGTCGCCTCCTCCCCACGCTTCCTCCGCCGCTTCCGCGCCTTCCACCCGCCGCCCCCTCTCGGCGTCTTCTGCTGCTaccccgacggcggcggcggctcccagTTCCACCCGGCACTGTCGCTGCACCCCTCGGCGCCCGCCGCCCTCGCGCTCGCCCGCGCCGCCGACTTCTCCTTCACCTTCCTCCCGCCGCCCTCCCGCTCCTGGCTCGTCCGCGACAGCCTCGACGGCCGCTTCCTCCTCGACCGCGCCGCGCTGGCTGGCGGTTCTAATGCCTTCACCGAGGTCGCCGTCTGCGACCCCCTGTTCCGGCGGTACCGCCTTCTCCCACCCATCCCCGACGAACTCGCCGCCTCCGTGGAAAACCCCTACGTACAGCGCGGTGGCGATGGTGATTTGCAATCACGCAGCAGTGAGATTTTCCTGGCTTCTCGTGGTGATGACGGTGTCAACGAGGAGGACCCGGCGTTCACCGTGATCTGGATGGCGTGCTGCCGAGGGAAGCTGGTCGCGTTCTATTTCAAATCCGAGTCCCAGCAATGGCGTACGCTTTCACCTCCCGAACACTACGCGTTGAGTACCAGAAGAGTCATGGGAGTTCGACTTGGACAACGCAACCATGCCCACGGGTGCTTCTACTGGATGGTAGCTCTCACACATAGGTGGCTTGTGTTGGACACACGCAGAATGGAGTTCTCCATTGTGGACATCTCGCTGGTCCTGTCGGGACGAGCCATGATGTTCAGTAATCAGATTACCACTCTGGAGTCAAGAGATGGCAGGACAACCGTTGTTGTCTCCGATGTTTTTCGGTCAGATAAAAGATGTGTCCTATATTTTTATGCATTCATGTATTTCAGTGACCGGTGGCAGCTTCTGAATAGAATCACCTTGCCTGAGGAATGGGGATATCGATTCAGAGGCATCATAGGTGCAGCCGAGGGGTACTTATTTTTAAAGCTAGATCACCCTAAGGAGAACCTGGATGATCAGGTTGAGCGAAATGTTGAATATTTTTGGCTTGATGTCAAGACAATGCAACTTGGGAGTTTCTGTCGGACAAGCTCTCTCACTGTCAACGAAGCCTACCTTTACTGTGCTTTTCCTCCatcattgtctctaccttgtaTATGA